DNA from Macrobrachium rosenbergii isolate ZJJX-2024 chromosome 21, ASM4041242v1, whole genome shotgun sequence:
GGTGCTTAAGCTCAAGAGCACAAGGTCATCTTCCACTAAGTCAGTAGACACAGCATGGTTTTCAAGTTACCCCGGGCATTTGATGCATTAACTATAACCATGCCTCTCAAGATATACCGTAAACACTAATGGACTAATTATAGCAATTAAGCTCTGGCTAGCTCTCAGTAATTGTTAGTAGACTCAGCATGGTTTTCACAACCACCAAGCTGGTTATTGTGCTACAACAGCCATGCCTGCTGAGACAAAAGCCACTAATGGACTAAATGCAGTGCTCTCTCTTGAGAGCTTCTAAGATTATCCTAAACACCACAGTTCTCACACATAAATCTTGTCGACCAGCAGGCTAAATACGGCTGTGCTGAGTTTTATTGGCATGATTTGGTAGGGAGAAATACCACAGGATATCCATGAGCAAAGTAACAAAAAAGAACACAATCAATCTCTGCCTGCCCCTTTTCTTGTTAAGTGAACTATCTGTTTGGGTACAAAGAGCAGACATACAATTCCACCTCTGCAAGGTCATGAGTTCAGCAAAAAAACAGACCATGTCCTTGAGGATATCCCAGATGCCCTCTTCTCTGGCATTGCACTTGGTTGGATGCACAGGACAAAAGGTTTGCATACGTTCTTACCACCACCCGCCTATGCCTGAAAAGCCATCGACTTGCTGAACACTCCACTGGGAGACACTAGATCAAACTGAAGTGTCCACTGACAGTGCCACAACTAGACACCAAAAGGAATCCTAAGAAGGACAACCTGGATAGAGATATATGGTTAGCCACTGGCCAACCAACATCTGGGGTGCCCTCCCCAACACTGAGGGCACAACCGTGGTGTATCTGTTGAAGGAGGCTGGTAATGTGCTGAAGGTCTCTAGTCAAAACACTGCACATGCAGGCCAGCACTGTGCAATAGTGCCCTTACAGCTGTTATGTGCCTACATCATACATCACTTTAAATTTGGGAAGGCAGCCATGAACTGCACCCTTGGATgcagctgaagaaaaaaatgagcaaGGCAGCCagacaagaaaattataatttccaccACAGCCCAAATGGACACCTATTCCTGTGGCAGGAAGTTCCTGGTGGACACAGGTGCCTTCAAGTCTATACTACGTGTCAAAAATAGACTGCTGTTGCCCATTATTAACCAAGCAGTGGCCAGCGGCAGCCCCAAAGCATAATACATACACTGCCACCTCACCCTCCACCTAATGGAGAAAAAATACTGGTAggatattatctttctttttttaaatcttcagctgaaaacctttaagGAGAGAGTCGAGAGACTAAACTTaggagggctccaaagggaaatcagccagcAGAAAAGTTATAGGAATAGgttgtaaataaatatgaaatagaaaatagaacCAATATACCTGAAATCAGGGGACTTAAGCAGAAAGCAGGACTGAATTTGTTCCTTGCTTAAACATCAGAGATCAGAAGATTCTACAACTGTGctaggtaaactattccacattttagtagtAGCCAAGATAattaaaactcctagcaaacagaattgaatatagaatttaggccaaaggccaagcactgggacctatgaggtcattcagcgctgaaatggaaattgacagtaaaaggtttgaaaagtataacaggaggaaaactttacagtggcactatgaatcaatttttaggaggggctggaaagtaagatggaagagaatatgaaaggaggtacagtaaaaggaacaaaaggggttgcagctagggaccgaaggcacatagcaaagaaccttaagtaatgcctgcagtgcattgcatgaggtgcattgacggcgctacccccctatggGGTCCTATCAAACTAAGTACTATTATTAATCCTGATACGCATCCTGCCCatgttgcaagcaaaaacagccaggtaaagaagagtgcatatgatttttgtttttcaagtacattttatgcaataaaCTTAATGAACTCAGTTTACATCTTACCACAAGTCAGTGTTAAGAGTTGagcaaaataaacttttgtaatgTGTTCTATGTTGAGGCATACCTTTTTCCATTACAGTTTTGCCCTATATAATGAGACTTATTCTACTCACTGAGAACATTCAGGATTCAAACTTGGGTTGAGCTTCATGATCACTGGACtatgaatataagtataaatCAAAATAAGACTCAGGAAGCAAATATATTTTGGCAAATACAACATAATTACTGGTGAATGTGGAAAAGTTGGGGCCAAGATAATTACATATAGTGGTTggaataaatatatgattataaatagcAGTTAGCTTGCTGGTTGTGTGATTTGAAAACTCCAACCGATTTAGCCCCATTCTTTTGCGTCTCAAGTCAGGTGGGAAAATCCATAGATTCCAGGGATCCACCCACCAAACATTTTGTGAACATAAATCTAGCTTTCATACCACAATCACAGTAATTTTAGCTCAATCTCGTATTTTAACAGATTCGACTTCTTGCTTTCACTGATTATAAATTAACCTGTTTGTTACATCCTCAAATGAAAAATGTGCAGGTAAAGAacacaacatatatgtatatcaatgtTTACTAAAGTATAAAagaatataagttttatatagaATGTATCATATGTAATGGTACAAAGATTCTATTATTGCTAAGCTATACATGCTTTATACTGACCCTCACAATGTATTAGCACACTTGTAGATCTGAGTGTACGAAGTACATTCATAATGCACTGTCCTACAGAATTTGGCTATTGTTTACACTGTTGTACTTTTTAATTCTTTCCCTCATGCAAAGTACTCTCACAAACACAAAGGCACTCAAACACACCAGCTGCTACACTAACAAAATAGAGCATTCAGTGTCACAAGAAAAACTGAGAACATTCTACCCAGTATCAATCATTTCAGAGTACGGTAACAcaattcattacaaaattataGTTTAGTATATTTTTTGATACATGGTTTCTTCTCTGGAGAAACAACTTAGGCTTCTGTAAATATCcctacatacaaattatataaagtatttataaaaaaaaaattccaattcaCTTGCATCATTACAAAATGTACTTCAGCTTTTTAATGAAGGCActttaaaataattcaaaggGTTTGGCACCTAATAAGGCACTTCTTGATCTTTGTACAATTTATTTAAGCTGCAAAAaccaacattttaaaatttcagttcaacacacaaacacaaccagGACCAAAATATCCCTTGGGAAGACAtcaagaggagtaggaggagggccTAAAAGGATACaagatttttattaaagaaaaattgtacatacagtacatgtgcaAATAACTATCAAAATTCAATTTCGTGGCTAGTCTTTGAAACCtatcattaaattatttaaaactgaCAAGTTAAACAAGTAATCGCAAGTGTTTTCTTTATGTAGGCTAACACAGTAACTAAGTATCCTTTCAGTGTACTcttcagaaaatatattgaaaataaaatacagtatctaaagtaaattacaaaaataaatcgaTGAACAAGTGGCTGAAACCACAAAAACAAGTACAGCTGacatatataacaaatttcacaatataaaaaatgctCAACTTTCTTTCACTGTAAGGTAGAAGATTACACTTAGGCATTAAACTTCCAAATCTTATGAATATTGATGCCATAAATTACACTTGGTGAACTCAAAAGCTCAAGGAACACCACAAAAATTATGCAACATACTAAATCAACCATTAGGCTAATACAAATAACTAGATTACTATCCACAGGTACATCTTTCTCCTGTTTGTAAAACATACACATGCTTTCAATAAAATTGCTGCACTGCTCTTTGGTGTGCTAAGGTTATATAAAGTGAACTTTCCTATACAGGCACTGTTTACGACGGTTCTACTTttcgacgcttttcaaatatattcatcagaaattattttggcTTACATGACCATGTTATGATCACGCCaaccgacggaagaaatatggccctaaaacggcagaataatcataatttgaaggtttttgatgtaaaactaataataatgcagtttacatcgtttcaCCGCACCCAGAGCAttagtaaggttttcttatgattttttgacaattttcgacgattttccggctacgacgattttcggttcgACGGTTACAAGAACGGACCCCTCAcaaaaccgggaccgcctgtactgtttttctacttttatttcagtTGGTAACATGACCATATTACATGTTAATCCAGCATATTAGAGTGATGAATTAACTATGACAGCATATGCTTTGTGttgaagttttcatattttgatgtcTCCAATAAGTATGCAATAAAGAATAGATTTATAGCTAACAAAAAATGACTTACAAAGCAAGCAGTCTCATTAATGAAGggactttttctttttgcagCAATGCAgtataaaaaactaaatttttggtATTACACAACAGTACATTCTCATTTACCCAAACATCATCATTGGCATTTTCACAATGTACTGTGTTATGTGATAATAGTTTATGCAACATAAAAGATATAGACATCACAACCTAagttactaaagaaaaataaaccagcATACTGTTTGTCTGTGCACTACTCCATTGATGATTATAATGCAACTTGAGCTTATCTTCAACTTGTATTTATACAGATGTGAGAACTTTACATactataaaattttcataaaagccTATGATAATTCATGATCACTGTTCACTATACAGTTATTAAGTGTCAAGCTGTACAGCCAACATCTCtaaattaatctttttataaaGATATGCTCCAAGATTTTGATTGCATAATCTCCCTGTAAAGAACTGCTGCaatacagtattactgtatatatcacaaGATAAGAATACCCATTATAACTCAAAACCATATAAATTATACCATAATTCCATGCTTCAGCTCACTGAGTACAGCATTACAGTTTTCTTCTGCAAAAactacaatatattattataccATTTGGACAATAAAAAGTCCCCAACTTGAATGcagtaaataaaagcaatatccATATACCACTGCTTTTAGTGCTTTTATCCTTATATCTCACATATGATCAGTCATGATTTTATTTGGACTTGAATAAGAAAATAGGTTAGTCTTCGACATTACAAAAGACTTTTGCCAACCTCCCTTACAATCTATTATCACAAGAATAGTACTGAAGATCACATTGACATTAAGAAGGAAATATTTacttacatgtacatacacacatgaatgtaCTGAATACAAGATAGATCTTGAGTCGAGTATATAAATGcagtataaaaatatacttttcatgTTTTTGCCTTATTATATTAGAAAGCTATGAATAACACGAATCCATTATAAAGGTACACTAAAACCTCCATTTCCTTCAggggaaactaaagaaaaatctttactaAAATCTCATCAAAACTAACATTTGCCAGACTAGTCCTACAGCTAATAAAAATCACTCACTATAAACACACCATCCTAATGCTCATACATAAATCCTTATATACTTCAAAAATGCCCAACATTCATACATGTGGTAACAAAAAGTATTGTGAGATGATGTCATGCTATATTCAGCATCAAGCTTGAAGGttcataatacaaataatattttctgttgattAACTGTTTACAAAGAATACCTACTAGGTAATGTAGAGAGACAAAGGAGCTGCAATGTGAAGATATGACTGAAGCATTAACCTGAACCTTGGTAAATATTTGCAATTAAATGCAGAAAATACTCTGGATCCCAACAATTCCATTTCTACTCAAGAGTACCCACATtataaagtatgtaaaaataaaaaaaaaaagcttattaaaCTAAGCCAGCTTTGTTAATATAACAAtcatttctcaaataatcattgTATAATCTACCAAAATGAGCATGGTTGGTAGTATGAATTCAAAATTATTCTTACTGTAGAGTAATACCATGTATTTAGTATTTCTGCTTCACTTACCATACACTTCCCAAACATCAGTATTCCAAAGGACACAAAATTGATGATCAATACATTTTAAAGTTAATGTCATGGCATTGGCAAATACAAATCAGTAAGTATTTTAACTAAGTAATCACACCTTAATTACAAGCAAGTGCCTTAACTTAAACTGTGGCAGAGGGACCAGATATAATGGACAGATGATGTAAGGCATTGCTAGGACGTATCAGTCAATGGCAATAAATTTATTGATGAGGAATCTCAACTAACTGTTAGAAATGCCTGAAGCTACTTGAAGTGGTATCTCATCTTGTATTAAATGGTCCACATAAGGTACATTCGAGTTTAAACCCGGCTCCAGTTTCACGTCTGAACTAGAAAATGTAACAGTACCATCCTTCTGCACAATGCCATTTACTGTTACATTCATATGATGGTCACTATCAAGGTTGTCAATAATTTCTACATTTTCCAATAACAGTTCCTCTTTCACTGTAACAAATGGATCTTCATCAGTATACAAGATACCATTATCTAAATCTGCCTTGTGGTCATCATTAAGATTATTCTTCATCACTGTAGATGTGTCGTTCATACATTCTGTTATGAAATTCCCTGCAGATGGTTGACCCTGCCAAGTCAAAACTGCCTTCTGACTGGTTTCACCTGCTGACACCCTGGATGAAGTATTCCTTGGAAGATGTGTTACTGAGGTTACTATATCTGAACTTGATAAAATTACTGGTGTTTGATGAGTCTGCATTGCATTTAGTGACACTGAGCTGGGAGAAACTGATGTGTAAACAACACTGGATGGTGGTTCCACTACACTGGAAGTGCCTCCTACAGATGTTGCTATTACGGCGGGTAAACTGGCTGACTTGTTAAGAGAAGTTCCTGATGTAACTATTATTGGAGATGAATGTACAGCACTAGTCACAGGTACAACAGATACTATTGGTAAAGTTGATTTCATATGCAGAGATGcatctctctcttcacatttcaCTTTTACTAAACTTCCATTTTGCACAATGTGATTTTTCACCACAACATTATTCACAACCTGTTTATTGATGATTATCTTATTATCACTTGGACTTATACCTATATTTCTGCGAGTTAAAGTTTTGATTGGTTTATAAATTACCTTAGGTGAAACAACTGAAGGCTTTACAGACTGAGCAGTCACACATTCCCTTGTAATTTTGGGCTCTGATTTGGCAGGTTTCACTGTGGTTCTGTTTTTTGATGACAATGGCAGAGAATCATTAGAAGGCTTTGACTTGCAACCAGTTGACTGAACAGTTATCTGCTGACTGGGTTTGCTAACAGAGCCATTACTTTGATGAAATACCTTAGCCAACCTACCATCCTGACCTTGAACAATGAAATATACACCAGGACTCTGAGAATCAACTTGATTTGTGGTTATTGTTGCACCACTTGATGACAGAACACTATTACTATTATCTGTGGAGGTATACCCAGGACGGCCATAACATTTCACAGGTTTCTTGACAGTAAAGAAGTCAGGTTTTACTCCAGCACTGCTTGTATGTGTTTCCACTAGAGGAGACAATACTACATCTTTTCCTCCACTGTCCACACCAGCACATATTGTAATAACTTCTTCAGGATTTATATTATCTCCCAAATAATCAGCAGAATTATCAGTCAGAACAGTTGTTGCTGGTACTGGTCCCTTATTAGTGTGATCAGTTTCCAAAACAGTTTGCTTCTCACAGTACACAACACTTTCTGAGGGCGAGTTAGTGGCTCTCTCTAAACTCTTTAAGTCAATATTTACAGTATTCCACGAAGACTTAACATTAACTTTCGGCACAGAATTATTCTGAGACGTTGGATGGAAGACATATGTACGAACATCCTCCACTACATTCTCTACAGCACCAGGTACATCTTTAAACTCAACATCTTTCTCTTTAATGTCAACTGGTTTGCTCACACCATTGGGATCAACATAAATTCCAAGGTTAGGCATAACATTAAATTTTGTCACAGCATTATTTTGTGATGTTGAGTGGAAGACATAGGTGCGAACATCCTCAACTGTATTCTCAACTGCACCCTTCACTTCTTCATTAAACTCAACTTCTTCCTCTGTTATCTGAGCAGTTTTGCTCACATTATTAGGATCAACATAAATTCCAAGATTAGGCATCAGTTCATTCTTGCTCACACTCACTTTTGGCCTCAACAAGAAGCCTGTTTTGCCATTAGGCATCGCTTGCACTCCCATACTTTCGAAAATAGTTCCATTCAGCTGCGTCAGAGGGAGGGATTCGAATTTCCCCCGTCCAACTTTCTTGGTAAGATCTAAAGGTGACTGATCCTCTCCATCATCATCGTCTTCCTCTTCAAACTCAAATTCATCTTCGTGATCTCCTTCTTCAAAATCAGTCCAAATCTGCTCTTCTTCCATCTGGGCAGCAGTCTCAGGGCTAATGATCTGCAAAGGCTGGCGAGGACGGCGAGGTTTCCTTCCTTGAGTCTTCTTCATACGATCTGCTTCTTCTTGTGACAGAATGATAATGGCACCCTGAGTTGTTAACAGCTTCCCATGGCGTGTCCGCAAATGTCTTTTATATGTGTTGCGGGTCTTAAACCTAAAATACATAACACCACATTATGGCAATTGTAATAATAGTTATCAGTGAAGAGGTTAATGATTATCATCTTGTTTATAACAATACCTTACAAAAACCTGACttgtaaaataagagaaaagtatGTACAACTCCAGACATGAATGAACTTCATCCATAAACAAGACAGCTACTGGAGATTTTGACAGACATCAATTAAGAGATCAGAAGGCAAAATAACAAACTGCCAATAAAAATTTACCAAAGGAGTTATGTGCAGCTAAGGAGGCACGCTTAGTTAACTTTTAGGCTGCCTTATTCTGTTTATAAAAAACCAAAGGTTTCTAAACTCCTCTTCCcccaaataatacaaaacattaattattttgaataatttgtatttttctaaggtatacaaaccagagtaTCAGCGCAAGGGAGAAACCAATCGAAACTTCGTAACAAGGCACAAACAGGTGGAGATAGAAGGCGAGTGGGGGACTATCCCACACTCACAGACTGTTGCACTCACTTTCCTTTTGGCTGCTGAGACTGAGTGGGGCAGTTGAGATGGGACTAAAGATTAAAGACTCTAGGTTGTATATCTAGTAAATAGTAAattgttattactgtttattatttgttCGTAGAGGAATACAAACCTCTCCTATTATAGTACACTGGCTTCTTAGGTGGGAGGTCAGTTCCCATAGACTAACTGAAGTTGAAAACCACCACATAATTGCCAGGATACTTGTTGCCTTGCAAGCAAGGGAGGTCATGATTCCTGGTCAATTATTTTGTCAGTGACAAAATAACTGACCTGAGTAGTAGGGTCTTGGGACTGAGTGGCCTTCCTAAGGCAAGAGAAGGTTAGGCTACTCAAGAAAAGAACCATGAAGTCTCCCACAGGAAACTTTGTCAGTTGGCAAGTGCATCTTAATACTTGCTTTAAAAAGTGAAGCAGCAAGAAGTCCGAATCAGTACTTCAGAGCTGTATCAAACAGAAATGAATGCAAAGGTTTGCACAAGTGATACAAAATACCTCATGGCATCATGAGACCTAGGACTACCTACCAAGGTCAAGAAGGATGTTCCTGCTGGAACAGGAACTGCACCATTACCACCCTAATCTCATTAACAAAAGAGGCCATCTAAATGGCACCCTCTGCTGTTGTGTGTTAGTAAGCTCTGGTACTTTACCTGCTGCTTGGGGACAAGGTTGTTCACTTAATGATCACAACCCTCCATTTGTGACAAAGTAAGAAATCCATTGAGATCTGAAGGAGTTGTGCCCTTAAAGGCACTGTAACTTTGTAACTTACGGTTACAGTGATAAGTTAAAAAAGCCCAAGCTGAACATAAGGCAGAAAGTATGTAATACCCCTTGAAAACTGCTGCCAGTCAGAAACAGTACTGTGAACTGGTAGAAAATTCTGCTTCATGTAAAGTTGAGGTACTCTCAAAAGTACTTGTCCGTCAGTTTTCATGAAGTAAGAAGTCCCCTTTCTATGACAGGTACTTGAGCCATGCCCATCAAAAAGAGTAGTAAAAATGAGTCTGTAACACAAACGTGGAAAGGAAAAGAGGTCGAACTCTGTCTAACAGGAACTCAACCATTAGACTAGGGAACTAACAGGAACTCAACCATTAGACTAGGGAACCAGAGTTTTACACCTTCTTTTGACACTTTTTCCAAAACCCCCTTTGCCCCTATTGACAAGACAGATATGTGCAAACCTGGAGAAAAACTGAATTTGTTTGGTACATAATGGAGGGAAGGACAGAGCCCTATAGCAAAAGCCTCCAGCTGTTCCAAAGAACTACTACTGAAAATGTGGGTCTCCTCCCTGCAACTGCCACTACAGGCAAAGAGATATTACCCCCCCATCACTGCAGTGGAGGAGGGGAACAGCCACATTTTGTTACACCCCATCCTTTTCCTCTACTCTACAGCTGGCACTGCCAGAGGGAGAGGGTAAAAAGAGTTAATCGTATTTTACTTGAGGGAACAGGATGGGCTCTATGCGTGTCCAACACTGAACAATTCCTGAGGGAGAGGCAACTTGAAAGTGAATCTTGTTTAGAGAAAAGTTGAGAGAAAGACTTCTCTTTCTCAAGGAGAACCAAGTTTGCCCAGTTGAATGGTGCTTAGGAGTACAAATCCTACCCTATGACTCAAATCACCTCCTCCAAAGGTTTCGCCTCCAGTAAATATGCCTCCTCTAGTGTAAAATTAGTGAGGAAAAAGTTTGCATAATCTGCTGGAGACAAAGGCACTTCCTGACCCGTAAATCAGGGCATTAGCCTTCTACATACACCATGTGCTAACTGTGAATGTAGCAATGCACCCAAAAAAGTGCCTCTGGAGTATACCCGAGGTTCAGCTCTGAAAAAGAGACCAAGGGCCAAAACAAAGCCATGATTGCCTCCCTAGGATATTTTGCTAACTACAAGAGAAATAAACCAGGTAATTGCCACTCCAGCATGGTCTGCAAGAAAAACTGGAACACCCAATCCAATCTAGTCCTTGGAAGCCATCTTCGCTCCTCCCTCAGCCTCAGGAGACTGCCAGAACTCTGCTCTCTAGTACATTTCCAAACCCATATCAAACCAGATAGGTTTCTCGTCAGTAAGTGTACAAGCTGCGGCGGAGTCACTGTCAGAACCCCGGTCTGACTTAAACACTGCTGTCCTTTTGTCTCGCAATTCTGTGAAAACTGAAAAACGGGAGGAACAAGCCCTGGCACCGCTTCAACTCGCCATCCCACTGCACACATGAGAGGTGGAAGAGTTCAAAGAACTCAAACAACTCAAGTATGGAATCAATGCAGGTTTACCCTACAATCCTTCCAAAGAAGGCTGGAAAGAACATTCCATGCTGCCAGCAGAATACCTTTCCATAGACCAGGTATCCAACTAATGAACGGGCCACATGCACCCTATATTAAACAGGTTGTGCAAACCCTTCTCTTTGTGACTCTGATGAGTCATGGCAAGAAGATTAAATCTGCTCACCAACCTTCACCGAGTGGAATTCTTAATCCCTTCTCTGTGCAACTCGTAGGAGCTTCGATGAGAAGAGGCGTTCTGCTCATCTTTCCACCAAAATCATCTGGCCATGGATGGATAAGAGAGAGACACCATTGCTAGTGGTAAACCCCATTTGCAGACTGGGTACACAACTAGTGAACAGACTGCACAAACCCCTTAATAACTGGGTCGTACAAACCCTTCTCTGTGTGACTGAAGAGTCATGGTGATAGAGGGATGACTCATGCACCAGGCACATGAGCCAAACAACCCTTACTTGTTGAGAGCCCGAGAGTTCACTGAGAGACAAGACAGGAGCAGACCTAGAGTCTAAATG
Protein-coding regions in this window:
- the LOC136850174 gene encoding uncharacterized protein isoform X3, encoding MKTRRKYNETDEREREDNTMVPRPEDSPVSSPRTRSPVKGARAGSTSCAASNSMSMLTMLAEVASVTLHTDPSVTDTNTNHKSKASPPGSRKPSDCEILTLDQVSGMTDNLLVKLFAEFESNEMWKRFTYSCRMLPAACSKCFQSFGSEHKARADMKAHLQSHLKNLLEVHTSQESRQAYILESIPARNRRLVEQDTPGGKKRTVPSASRNTKTASSPKPPNLEGTSKTKKGVIDNPKVQTVDEGMETSPVNITVQIPAMEVKMKRKSENREGRVRIKKPKNSDARPIITNDFNDNNNNTNNNNEAKSDANVTTVGNDSGIGSCISVCVKETPEEDKNTLLHQHMNQELEGEIMAQDSSCDATPLPVVGSEVEFTPDQQYKVMRSADLPVVYDHNNPLTKFQAVSRVIERDEYKVRKKPKGRAKFIGQSKAEKEMALKLITEIRSQSVMSLDPLECKICHPSRLFTALSTLLSHYRSHAGIRPYECRICEAVFTRQHSLNYHMLIHTNQTRFTCVDCDRKFRHPSHFKEHRRRHTGESPYECSDCLMRFKTRNTYKRHLRTRHGKLLTTQGAIIILSQEEADRMKKTQGRKPRRPRQPLQIISPETAAQMEEEQIWTDFEEGDHEDEFEFEEEDDDDGEDQSPLDLTKKVGRGKFESLPLTQLNGTIFESMGVQAMPNGKTGFLLRPKVSVSKNELMPNLGIYVDPNNVSKTAQITEEEVEFNEEVKGAVENTVEDVRTYVFHSTSQNNAVTKFNVMPNLGIYVDPNGVSKPVDIKEKDVEFKDVPGAVENVVEDVRTYVFHPTSQNNSVPKVNVKSSWNTVNIDLKSLERATNSPSESVVYCEKQTVLETDHTNKGPVPATTVLTDNSADYLGDNINPEEVITICAGVDSGGKDVVLSPLVETHTSSAGVKPDFFTVKKPVKCYGRPGYTSTDNSNSVLSSSGATITTNQVDSQSPGVYFIVQGQDGRLAKVFHQSNGSVSKPSQQITVQSTGCKSKPSNDSLPLSSKNRTTVKPAKSEPKITRECVTAQSVKPSVVSPKVIYKPIKTLTRRNIGISPSDNKIIINKQVVNNVVVKNHIVQNGSLVKVKCEERDASLHMKSTLPIVSVVPVTSAVHSSPIIVTSGTSLNKSASLPAVIATSVGGTSSVVEPPSSVVYTSVSPSSVSLNAMQTHQTPVILSSSDIVTSVTHLPRNTSSRVSAGETSQKAVLTWQGQPSAGNFITECMNDTSTVMKNNLNDDHKADLDNGILYTDEDPFVTVKEELLLENVEIIDNLDSDHHMNVTVNGIVQKDGTVTFSSSDVKLEPGLNSNVPYVDHLIQDEIPLQVASGISNS
- the LOC136850174 gene encoding uncharacterized protein isoform X4; the protein is MVPRPEDSPVSSPRTRSPVKGARAGSTSCAASNSMSMLTMLAEVASVTLHTDPSVTDTNTNHKSKASPPGSRKPSDCEILTLDQVSGMTDNLLVKLFAEFESNEMWKRFTYSCRMLPAACSKCFQSFGSEHKARADMKAHLQSHLKNLLEVHTSQESRQAYILESIPARNRRLVEQDTPGGKKRTVPSASRNTKTASSPKPPNLEGTSKTKKGVIDNPKVQTVDEGMETSPVNITVQIPAMEVKMKRKSENREGRVRIKKPKNSDARPIITNDFNDNNNNTNNNNEAKSDANVTTVGNDSGIGSCISVCVKETPEEDKNTLLHQHMNQELEGEIMAQDSSCDATPLPVVGSEVEFTPDQQYKVMRSADLPVVYDHNNPLTKFQAVSRVIERDEYKVRKKPKGRAKFIGQSKAEKEMALKLITEIRSQSVMSLDPLECKICHPSRLFTALSTLLSHYRSHAGIRPYECRICEAVFTRQHSLNYHMLIHTNQTRFTCVDCDRKFRHPSHFKEHRRRHTGESPYECSDCLMRFKTRNTYKRHLRTRHGKLLTTQGAIIILSQEEADRMKKTQGRKPRRPRQPLQIISPETAAQMEEEQIWTDFEEGDHEDEFEFEEEDDDDGEDQSPLDLTKKVGRGKFESLPLTQLNGTIFESMGVQAMPNGKTGFLLRPKVSVSKNELMPNLGIYVDPNNVSKTAQITEEEVEFNEEVKGAVENTVEDVRTYVFHSTSQNNAVTKFNVMPNLGIYVDPNGVSKPVDIKEKDVEFKDVPGAVENVVEDVRTYVFHPTSQNNSVPKVNVKSSWNTVNIDLKSLERATNSPSESVVYCEKQTVLETDHTNKGPVPATTVLTDNSADYLGDNINPEEVITICAGVDSGGKDVVLSPLVETHTSSAGVKPDFFTVKKPVKCYGRPGYTSTDNSNSVLSSSGATITTNQVDSQSPGVYFIVQGQDGRLAKVFHQSNGSVSKPSQQITVQSTGCKSKPSNDSLPLSSKNRTTVKPAKSEPKITRECVTAQSVKPSVVSPKVIYKPIKTLTRRNIGISPSDNKIIINKQVVNNVVVKNHIVQNGSLVKVKCEERDASLHMKSTLPIVSVVPVTSAVHSSPIIVTSGTSLNKSASLPAVIATSVGGTSSVVEPPSSVVYTSVSPSSVSLNAMQTHQTPVILSSSDIVTSVTHLPRNTSSRVSAGETSQKAVLTWQGQPSAGNFITECMNDTSTVMKNNLNDDHKADLDNGILYTDEDPFVTVKEELLLENVEIIDNLDSDHHMNVTVNGIVQKDGTVTFSSSDVKLEPGLNSNVPYVDHLIQDEIPLQVASGISNS